A single genomic interval of Theropithecus gelada isolate Dixy chromosome 16, Tgel_1.0, whole genome shotgun sequence harbors:
- the COASY gene encoding bifunctional coenzyme A synthase isoform X1, whose product MRTPRLTAQPRGAVCQAPSPPPAPLGLGSMAVFRSGLLVLTTPLASLAPRLAPILTSAARLVNHTLYVHLQPGMSLEGPAQPQSGPVQATFEVLDFITHLYAGADIHRHLDVRILLTNIRTKSTFLPPLPTSVQNLAHPPEVVLTDFQTLDGSQYNPVKEQLVRYATSCYSCCPRLASVLLYPDYGIGEVPVEPLDVPLPSTIRPASPVARSPKQPVRGYYRGAVGGTFDRLHNAHKVLLSIACILAQEQLVVGVADKDLLKSKLLPELLQPYTERVEHLSEFLVDIKPSLTFDIIPLLDPYGPAGSDPSLEFLVVSEETYRGGMAVNRFRLENNLEELALYQIQLLKDVKHTENEEDKVSSSSFRQRMLGNLLRPPYERPELPTCLYVIGLTGISGSGKSSIAQRLKGLGAFVIDSDHLGHRAYAPGGPAYQPVVEAFGTDILHKDGIINRKVLGSRVFGNKKQLKILTDIMWPIIAKLAREEMDRAVTEGKRVCVIDAAVLLEAGWQNLVHEVWTVVIPETEAVRRIVERDGLSEAAAQSRLQSQMSGQQLVEQSHVVLSTLWEPHITQRQVEKAWALLQKRIPKTHQALD is encoded by the exons ATGAGGACACCAAGGCTTACAGCACAGCCCCGAGGCGCCGTCTGCCAGGCCCCGTCCCCTCCCCCGGCTCCTCT AGGCCTGGGCAGCATGGCCGTATTCCGGTCGGGTCTCCTGGTGCTGACGACGCCGCTGGCCTCCCTGGCCCCTCGCCTGGCCCCCATCCTGACCTCGGCGGCCAGGCTGGTGAATCACACACTCTATGTACACCTGCAGCCTGGCATGAGCCTGGAGGGCCCGGCTCAGCCCCAGTCCGGCCCCGTGCAGGCCACGTTTGAGGTTCTTGATTTCATCACCCACCTCTATGCTGGCGCCGACATCCACAGGCACCTGGATGTCAGAATCCTACTGACCAATATCCGAACCAAGAGcacctttctccctcccctgcccacctCAGTCCAGAATCTCGCCCACCCGCCAGAAGTCGTGTTGACAGACTTCCAGACCCTGGATGGCAGCCAGTACAACCCGGTCAAGGAGCAGCTAGTGCGATACGCCACCAGCTGTTACAGCTGTTGTCCACGACTGGCCTCGGTGCTGCTATACCCCGATTATGGGATAGGAGAGGTGCCCGTGGAGCCCCTGGATGTCCCCTTACCCTCCACGATCAGGCCAGCTTCCCCCGTGGCCAGGTCTCCAAAGCAGCCGGTGCGTGGCTACTACCGTGGTGCTGTCGGTGGCACGTTTGACCGCCTGCACAACGCCCACAAGGTGTTGCTCAGTATCGCGTGCATCCTGGCCCAGGAGCAGCTTGTGGTGGGAGTAGCAGACAAAGATCTGTTGAAGA GCAAGTTGCTCCCTGAGCTGCTCCAACCTTACACAGAACGCGTGGAACATCTGAGTGAGTTCCTGGTGGACATCAAGCCTTCCTTGACTTTTGATATCATCCCCCTGTTGGACCCCTATGGGCCCGCTGGCTCTGACCCCTCCCTGGAGTTTCTGGTGGTCAGCGAGGAGACCTATCGTGGGGGCATGGCCGTCAACCGCTTCCGCCTTGAGAAT AACCTGGAGGAGCTTGCCTTGTACCAGATCCAGCTGCTGAAGGATGTCAAACATACAGAGAATGAAGAGGACAAAGTCAGCTCCTCCAGCTTCCGCCAGCGAATGCTGGGAAACCTGCTTCGGCCTCCATAT GAAAGGCCAGAGCTCCCAACGTGTCTCTATGTAATTGGGCTGACTGGCATCAGTGGCTCTGGGAAGAGCTCAATAGCTCAGCGGCTGAAGGGCCTGGGGGCGTTTGTCATTGACAGTGACCACCTGGGTCATCGGGCCTATGCCCCAGGTGGCCCTGCCTACCAGCCTGTGGTGGAGGCCTTTGGAACAG ATATTCTCCATAAAGATGGCATCATCAACAGGAAGGTCCTAGGCAGCCGGGTGTTTGGGAACAAG AAGCAGCTGAAGATACTCACGGACATTATGTGGCCAATTATCGCAAAGCTGGCCCGAGAGGAGATGGATCGGGCTGTGACTGAGG GAAAGCGTGTGTGCGTGATTGATGCGGCTGTGCTGCTTGAAGCCGGCTGGCAGAACCTGGTCCATGAGGTGTGGACTGTTGTCATCCCTGAGACTGAG GCTGTAAGACGCATTGTGGAGAGGGATGGCCTGAGTGAAGCTGCAGCTCAAAGCCGGCTGCAGAGCCAGATGAGCGGGCAGCAGCTTGTGGAACAGAGCCACGTGGTGCTCAGCACCTTGTGGGAGCCGCATATCACCCAACGCCAG GTGGAGAAAGCCTGGGCCCTCCTGCAGAAGCGCATTCCCAAGACTCACCAGGCCCTTGACTGA
- the COASY gene encoding bifunctional coenzyme A synthase isoform X2, whose translation MAVFRSGLLVLTTPLASLAPRLAPILTSAARLVNHTLYVHLQPGMSLEGPAQPQSGPVQATFEVLDFITHLYAGADIHRHLDVRILLTNIRTKSTFLPPLPTSVQNLAHPPEVVLTDFQTLDGSQYNPVKEQLVRYATSCYSCCPRLASVLLYPDYGIGEVPVEPLDVPLPSTIRPASPVARSPKQPVRGYYRGAVGGTFDRLHNAHKVLLSIACILAQEQLVVGVADKDLLKSKLLPELLQPYTERVEHLSEFLVDIKPSLTFDIIPLLDPYGPAGSDPSLEFLVVSEETYRGGMAVNRFRLENNLEELALYQIQLLKDVKHTENEEDKVSSSSFRQRMLGNLLRPPYERPELPTCLYVIGLTGISGSGKSSIAQRLKGLGAFVIDSDHLGHRAYAPGGPAYQPVVEAFGTDILHKDGIINRKVLGSRVFGNKKQLKILTDIMWPIIAKLAREEMDRAVTEGKRVCVIDAAVLLEAGWQNLVHEVWTVVIPETEAVRRIVERDGLSEAAAQSRLQSQMSGQQLVEQSHVVLSTLWEPHITQRQVEKAWALLQKRIPKTHQALD comes from the exons ATGGCCGTATTCCGGTCGGGTCTCCTGGTGCTGACGACGCCGCTGGCCTCCCTGGCCCCTCGCCTGGCCCCCATCCTGACCTCGGCGGCCAGGCTGGTGAATCACACACTCTATGTACACCTGCAGCCTGGCATGAGCCTGGAGGGCCCGGCTCAGCCCCAGTCCGGCCCCGTGCAGGCCACGTTTGAGGTTCTTGATTTCATCACCCACCTCTATGCTGGCGCCGACATCCACAGGCACCTGGATGTCAGAATCCTACTGACCAATATCCGAACCAAGAGcacctttctccctcccctgcccacctCAGTCCAGAATCTCGCCCACCCGCCAGAAGTCGTGTTGACAGACTTCCAGACCCTGGATGGCAGCCAGTACAACCCGGTCAAGGAGCAGCTAGTGCGATACGCCACCAGCTGTTACAGCTGTTGTCCACGACTGGCCTCGGTGCTGCTATACCCCGATTATGGGATAGGAGAGGTGCCCGTGGAGCCCCTGGATGTCCCCTTACCCTCCACGATCAGGCCAGCTTCCCCCGTGGCCAGGTCTCCAAAGCAGCCGGTGCGTGGCTACTACCGTGGTGCTGTCGGTGGCACGTTTGACCGCCTGCACAACGCCCACAAGGTGTTGCTCAGTATCGCGTGCATCCTGGCCCAGGAGCAGCTTGTGGTGGGAGTAGCAGACAAAGATCTGTTGAAGA GCAAGTTGCTCCCTGAGCTGCTCCAACCTTACACAGAACGCGTGGAACATCTGAGTGAGTTCCTGGTGGACATCAAGCCTTCCTTGACTTTTGATATCATCCCCCTGTTGGACCCCTATGGGCCCGCTGGCTCTGACCCCTCCCTGGAGTTTCTGGTGGTCAGCGAGGAGACCTATCGTGGGGGCATGGCCGTCAACCGCTTCCGCCTTGAGAAT AACCTGGAGGAGCTTGCCTTGTACCAGATCCAGCTGCTGAAGGATGTCAAACATACAGAGAATGAAGAGGACAAAGTCAGCTCCTCCAGCTTCCGCCAGCGAATGCTGGGAAACCTGCTTCGGCCTCCATAT GAAAGGCCAGAGCTCCCAACGTGTCTCTATGTAATTGGGCTGACTGGCATCAGTGGCTCTGGGAAGAGCTCAATAGCTCAGCGGCTGAAGGGCCTGGGGGCGTTTGTCATTGACAGTGACCACCTGGGTCATCGGGCCTATGCCCCAGGTGGCCCTGCCTACCAGCCTGTGGTGGAGGCCTTTGGAACAG ATATTCTCCATAAAGATGGCATCATCAACAGGAAGGTCCTAGGCAGCCGGGTGTTTGGGAACAAG AAGCAGCTGAAGATACTCACGGACATTATGTGGCCAATTATCGCAAAGCTGGCCCGAGAGGAGATGGATCGGGCTGTGACTGAGG GAAAGCGTGTGTGCGTGATTGATGCGGCTGTGCTGCTTGAAGCCGGCTGGCAGAACCTGGTCCATGAGGTGTGGACTGTTGTCATCCCTGAGACTGAG GCTGTAAGACGCATTGTGGAGAGGGATGGCCTGAGTGAAGCTGCAGCTCAAAGCCGGCTGCAGAGCCAGATGAGCGGGCAGCAGCTTGTGGAACAGAGCCACGTGGTGCTCAGCACCTTGTGGGAGCCGCATATCACCCAACGCCAG GTGGAGAAAGCCTGGGCCCTCCTGCAGAAGCGCATTCCCAAGACTCACCAGGCCCTTGACTGA
- the MLX gene encoding max-like protein X isoform X2, with amino-acid sequence MTEPGASPEDPWVKASPVGAHASEGRAGRVRARRGAGRRGASLLSPKSPMLSGPRGCREDSSHPACAKVEYAYSDNSLDPDDEDSDYHQEAYKESYKDRRRRAHTQAEQKRRDAIKRGYDDLQTIVPTCQQQDFSIGSQKLSKAIVLQKTIDYIQFLHKEKKKQEEEVSTLRKDVTALKIMKVNYEQIVKAHQDNPHEGEDQVSDQVKFNVFQGIMDSLFQSFNASISVASFQELSACVFSWIEEHCKPQTLREIVIGVLHQLKNQLY; translated from the exons ATGACTGAGCCGGGAGCCTCTCCCGAGGACCCTTGGGTCAAGGCAAGCCCCGTGGGCGCGCACGCCAGCGAGGGGAGGGCGGGTCGGGTTCGTGCACGTAGGGGGGCCGGAAGACGAGGGGCTTCCCTCCTGTCCCCAAAGTCCCCCATGCTCTCCGGGCCCCGGGGCTGCAGAGAAGACAGCTCTCACCCCGCGTGTGCCAAG GTGGAGTATGCCTACAGCGACAACAGCCTGGACCCCG ATGACGAGGACAGTGATTACCACCAGGAGGCCTACAAGGAGTCCTACAAAGACCGGCGGCGGCGAGCACACACTCAGGCTGAGCAGAAGAGGAGGGACGCCATCAAG AGAGGCTATGATGACCTTCAGACCATCGTCCCCACTTGCCAGCAGCAGGACTTCTCCATTGGCTCCCAAAAGCTCAGCAAAGCCATCGTTCTACAAAAGA CCATTGACTACATTCAGTTTTTGcacaaggagaagaaaaagcaggaggaggaggtgtCCACGTTACGCAAGGATGTCACGGCCCTAAAGATCATGAAAGT GAACTATGAGCAGATTGTGAAGGCACACCAGGACAACCCCCATGAAGGGGAGGACCAGGTCTCTGACCAGGTCAAGTTCAACGTGTTTCAAGGCATCATGGATTCCCTGTTCCAGTCCTTCAATGCCTCCATCTCGGTGGCCAGCTTCCAGGAGCTGTCAGCCTGTGTCTTCAGCTGGATTGAGGAGCACTGTAAGCCTCAG ACCCTGCGGGAGATTGTGATTGGCGTCCTGCACCAATTGAAAAACCAGCTTTACTGA
- the MLX gene encoding max-like protein X isoform X3 has protein sequence MTEPGASPEDPWVKVEYAYSDNSLDPGLFVESTRKGNVVSRANSIGSTSASSVPNTDDEDSDYHQEAYKESYKDRRRRAHTQAEQKRRDAIKRGYDDLQTIVPTCQQQDFSIGSQKLSKAIVLQKTIDYIQFLHKEKKKQEEEVSTLRKDVTALKIMKVNYEQIVKAHQDNPHEGEDQVSDQVKFNVFQGIMDSLFQSFNASISVASFQELSACVFSWIEEHCKPQTLREIVIGVLHQLKNQLY, from the exons ATGACTGAGCCGGGAGCCTCTCCCGAGGACCCTTGGGTCAAG GTGGAGTATGCCTACAGCGACAACAGCCTGGACCCCG GGCTTTTTGTAGAAAGCACCCGCAAGGGGAATGTAGTGTCCAGAGCTAATAGCATCGGTTCCACCAGTGCCTCTTCTGTCCCCAACACAG ATGACGAGGACAGTGATTACCACCAGGAGGCCTACAAGGAGTCCTACAAAGACCGGCGGCGGCGAGCACACACTCAGGCTGAGCAGAAGAGGAGGGACGCCATCAAG AGAGGCTATGATGACCTTCAGACCATCGTCCCCACTTGCCAGCAGCAGGACTTCTCCATTGGCTCCCAAAAGCTCAGCAAAGCCATCGTTCTACAAAAGA CCATTGACTACATTCAGTTTTTGcacaaggagaagaaaaagcaggaggaggaggtgtCCACGTTACGCAAGGATGTCACGGCCCTAAAGATCATGAAAGT GAACTATGAGCAGATTGTGAAGGCACACCAGGACAACCCCCATGAAGGGGAGGACCAGGTCTCTGACCAGGTCAAGTTCAACGTGTTTCAAGGCATCATGGATTCCCTGTTCCAGTCCTTCAATGCCTCCATCTCGGTGGCCAGCTTCCAGGAGCTGTCAGCCTGTGTCTTCAGCTGGATTGAGGAGCACTGTAAGCCTCAG ACCCTGCGGGAGATTGTGATTGGCGTCCTGCACCAATTGAAAAACCAGCTTTACTGA
- the MLX gene encoding max-like protein X isoform X1, giving the protein MTEPGASPEDPWVKASPVGAHASEGRAGRVRARRGAGRRGASLLSPKSPMLSGPRGCREDSSHPACAKVEYAYSDNSLDPGLFVESTRKGNVVSRANSIGSTSASSVPNTDDEDSDYHQEAYKESYKDRRRRAHTQAEQKRRDAIKRGYDDLQTIVPTCQQQDFSIGSQKLSKAIVLQKTIDYIQFLHKEKKKQEEEVSTLRKDVTALKIMKVNYEQIVKAHQDNPHEGEDQVSDQVKFNVFQGIMDSLFQSFNASISVASFQELSACVFSWIEEHCKPQTLREIVIGVLHQLKNQLY; this is encoded by the exons ATGACTGAGCCGGGAGCCTCTCCCGAGGACCCTTGGGTCAAGGCAAGCCCCGTGGGCGCGCACGCCAGCGAGGGGAGGGCGGGTCGGGTTCGTGCACGTAGGGGGGCCGGAAGACGAGGGGCTTCCCTCCTGTCCCCAAAGTCCCCCATGCTCTCCGGGCCCCGGGGCTGCAGAGAAGACAGCTCTCACCCCGCGTGTGCCAAG GTGGAGTATGCCTACAGCGACAACAGCCTGGACCCCG GGCTTTTTGTAGAAAGCACCCGCAAGGGGAATGTAGTGTCCAGAGCTAATAGCATCGGTTCCACCAGTGCCTCTTCTGTCCCCAACACAG ATGACGAGGACAGTGATTACCACCAGGAGGCCTACAAGGAGTCCTACAAAGACCGGCGGCGGCGAGCACACACTCAGGCTGAGCAGAAGAGGAGGGACGCCATCAAG AGAGGCTATGATGACCTTCAGACCATCGTCCCCACTTGCCAGCAGCAGGACTTCTCCATTGGCTCCCAAAAGCTCAGCAAAGCCATCGTTCTACAAAAGA CCATTGACTACATTCAGTTTTTGcacaaggagaagaaaaagcaggaggaggaggtgtCCACGTTACGCAAGGATGTCACGGCCCTAAAGATCATGAAAGT GAACTATGAGCAGATTGTGAAGGCACACCAGGACAACCCCCATGAAGGGGAGGACCAGGTCTCTGACCAGGTCAAGTTCAACGTGTTTCAAGGCATCATGGATTCCCTGTTCCAGTCCTTCAATGCCTCCATCTCGGTGGCCAGCTTCCAGGAGCTGTCAGCCTGTGTCTTCAGCTGGATTGAGGAGCACTGTAAGCCTCAG ACCCTGCGGGAGATTGTGATTGGCGTCCTGCACCAATTGAAAAACCAGCTTTACTGA
- the MLX gene encoding max-like protein X isoform X4, with protein MTEPGASPEDPWVKVEYAYSDNSLDPDDEDSDYHQEAYKESYKDRRRRAHTQAEQKRRDAIKRGYDDLQTIVPTCQQQDFSIGSQKLSKAIVLQKTIDYIQFLHKEKKKQEEEVSTLRKDVTALKIMKVNYEQIVKAHQDNPHEGEDQVSDQVKFNVFQGIMDSLFQSFNASISVASFQELSACVFSWIEEHCKPQTLREIVIGVLHQLKNQLY; from the exons ATGACTGAGCCGGGAGCCTCTCCCGAGGACCCTTGGGTCAAG GTGGAGTATGCCTACAGCGACAACAGCCTGGACCCCG ATGACGAGGACAGTGATTACCACCAGGAGGCCTACAAGGAGTCCTACAAAGACCGGCGGCGGCGAGCACACACTCAGGCTGAGCAGAAGAGGAGGGACGCCATCAAG AGAGGCTATGATGACCTTCAGACCATCGTCCCCACTTGCCAGCAGCAGGACTTCTCCATTGGCTCCCAAAAGCTCAGCAAAGCCATCGTTCTACAAAAGA CCATTGACTACATTCAGTTTTTGcacaaggagaagaaaaagcaggaggaggaggtgtCCACGTTACGCAAGGATGTCACGGCCCTAAAGATCATGAAAGT GAACTATGAGCAGATTGTGAAGGCACACCAGGACAACCCCCATGAAGGGGAGGACCAGGTCTCTGACCAGGTCAAGTTCAACGTGTTTCAAGGCATCATGGATTCCCTGTTCCAGTCCTTCAATGCCTCCATCTCGGTGGCCAGCTTCCAGGAGCTGTCAGCCTGTGTCTTCAGCTGGATTGAGGAGCACTGTAAGCCTCAG ACCCTGCGGGAGATTGTGATTGGCGTCCTGCACCAATTGAAAAACCAGCTTTACTGA
- the PSMC3IP gene encoding homologous-pairing protein 2 homolog isoform X3 — translation MVSDADLQGLDGKIVALTAKVQSLQQSCRYMEAELKELSSALTTPEMQKEIQELKKECAGYSERLKNIKAATNHVTPEEKEQVYRERQKYCKEWRKRKRMATELSDAILEGYPKSKKQFFEEVGIETDEDYNVTLPDP, via the exons ATGGTGAGTGATGCTGACCTTCAAGGCCTAGATGGCAAAATCGTGGCCCTCACTGCTAAGGTGCAGAGCTTGCAGCAGAGCTGCCGCTACATGGAGGCTG AGCTCAAGGAATTATCTAGTGCCCTGACCACACCAGAGATGCAGAAAGAAATCCAGGAGTTAAAGAAGGAATGTGCTGGCTACAGCGAGAGATTGAAGAACATTAAAGCAGCTACCAATCATGTGACTCCAGAAGAGAAAGAGCAG GTatacagagagaggcagaagtACTGTAAggagtggaggaagaggaagaggatg GCTACAGAGCTGTCTGACGCAATACTTGAAGGATACCCCAAGAGCAAGAAGCAGTTCTTT GAGGAAGTTGGGATAGAGACGGATGAAGATTACAATGTCACACTCCCAGACCCCTGA